A window of the Burkholderia sp. 9120 genome harbors these coding sequences:
- the metW gene encoding methionine biosynthesis protein MetW — protein MNQRALDYLALRPDFRAIARWVEPRASVLDLGCGDGSLLSLLTEELDVQGYGIEINDAGVLASTQNGVNVIQQNLEDGLRLFEDRSFDFAILSQTLQTIHQTAAILRETVRVGKECIVSFPNFGYWAHRLSVLKGRMPVSKSLPYQWHNTPNVRVLTIEDFEALAPEVGIEILDRVVLHDGQVVRWGVNWRGSLAVYRVKKS, from the coding sequence ATGAACCAGCGAGCACTAGATTATCTGGCGTTGCGCCCGGACTTCCGCGCGATCGCCCGCTGGGTCGAGCCGCGCGCGTCCGTGCTGGATCTCGGCTGCGGCGACGGTTCGCTGCTGTCGCTGCTGACCGAGGAACTGGACGTGCAGGGCTACGGCATCGAGATCAACGACGCCGGCGTGCTGGCGTCGACGCAAAACGGCGTCAACGTGATCCAGCAGAATCTGGAAGACGGCCTGCGCCTGTTCGAAGACCGCAGCTTCGATTTCGCGATCCTGTCGCAGACGCTGCAGACCATCCATCAGACCGCGGCGATCTTGCGCGAGACCGTACGGGTCGGCAAGGAATGCATCGTGTCGTTTCCGAATTTCGGTTACTGGGCCCACCGGCTGTCGGTGTTGAAGGGGCGCATGCCGGTGTCGAAGTCGCTGCCTTATCAATGGCACAACACGCCGAACGTGCGGGTGCTGACCATCGAGGATTTCGAAGCGCTGGCGCCGGAAGTCGGCATTGAAATTCTGGATCGCGTCGTGCTCCATGACGGCCAGGTGGTGCGTTGGGGGGTGAACTGGCGTGGTAGTCTTGCGGTCTATCGCGTCAAGAAAAGCTAA
- the gatC gene encoding Asp-tRNA(Asn)/Glu-tRNA(Gln) amidotransferase subunit GatC translates to MALTLTDVKRIAHLARLELADADAEHTLVQLNDFFGLVEQMQAVDTTGIAPLAHPIEQIEDVALRLRNDAVTETVERDAFQRPAPAVQDGLYLVPKVIE, encoded by the coding sequence ATGGCTCTGACCCTGACCGATGTTAAACGCATCGCGCACCTTGCGCGGCTCGAACTGGCTGATGCCGACGCTGAGCACACGCTCGTCCAGCTCAATGATTTTTTCGGCCTCGTCGAGCAGATGCAGGCGGTCGATACCACCGGCATCGCGCCGCTGGCCCATCCGATCGAGCAGATCGAAGACGTCGCGCTGCGTCTGCGCAATGACGCGGTGACCGAAACGGTCGAACGCGACGCTTTCCAGCGCCCGGCGCCGGCGGTGCAAGACGGCTTGTACCTCGTGCCGAAGGTGATCGAGTAA
- a CDS encoding AmpG family muropeptide MFS transporter gives MSNPPHEAPALTAHEEHPGWRAFLNTRMLICVFLGFTSGLPLFTLVYLVQAWLRSEGVNLKEIGLFALIQFPYTWKFVWAPLMDRYVPRFPGWRPGRRRGWMLVTQILVAGAIACLGFVSPRDSIWTVAALTALVAFFGASQDIVIDAYRRELLSDTQQGLGNAVHVNAYKIAALVPGSLALILSDHLPWTTVFMVTAAFMLPGMVMTLVVREPEVHGTPPRNLREAIVQPFREFIQRDGWRGALFVLGFIFLYKLGDTMATTLSTSFFLDIGFSRTQIGVIAKTTAFGASLAGGIVGGIWLMKIGIGRGLWIFGILQMVSTLGFAWLAHLGPASPGLTAIYDIAVWVSQGTTKLLALVGIDWAVQLEPRSVALALVYGLETFATGLTMAAFTAYIASTTDPRYTATQFALFTSLASVPRTLASAASGYVVAKIGWFDYFLVCTVLALPGMLLLLRIAPWRTKS, from the coding sequence ATGTCGAACCCGCCGCATGAGGCGCCTGCACTTACCGCTCACGAAGAACATCCCGGCTGGCGCGCGTTTCTGAATACGCGCATGCTGATCTGCGTCTTTCTCGGCTTTACGTCGGGATTGCCGCTGTTCACGCTCGTCTATCTGGTGCAGGCGTGGTTACGCTCCGAAGGCGTCAATCTGAAGGAAATCGGCCTGTTTGCGCTGATCCAGTTCCCGTACACCTGGAAATTCGTCTGGGCGCCGCTGATGGACCGCTACGTGCCGCGTTTTCCCGGCTGGCGGCCGGGCAGACGGCGCGGCTGGATGCTGGTCACGCAGATTCTGGTCGCCGGCGCGATTGCGTGTTTAGGGTTTGTGTCGCCGCGCGATTCGATCTGGACGGTGGCCGCGCTGACGGCACTGGTCGCGTTTTTCGGCGCGAGCCAGGACATCGTGATCGACGCCTACCGGCGTGAATTGCTGAGCGACACGCAACAAGGTCTCGGCAACGCGGTGCACGTGAACGCGTACAAGATCGCCGCGCTGGTGCCCGGTTCGCTTGCATTGATCCTGTCCGACCATCTGCCGTGGACCACCGTGTTCATGGTGACTGCGGCGTTCATGCTGCCGGGCATGGTCATGACGCTGGTGGTTCGCGAGCCTGAAGTGCACGGCACGCCGCCCAGGAATCTGCGCGAAGCGATCGTGCAGCCGTTCCGCGAATTCATTCAGCGCGACGGCTGGCGCGGCGCGCTGTTCGTGCTCGGCTTCATCTTTCTGTACAAGCTCGGCGACACGATGGCGACCACGCTGTCCACGTCGTTCTTCCTCGATATCGGCTTTTCGCGCACGCAGATCGGCGTGATCGCGAAGACCACCGCATTCGGCGCGAGTCTCGCGGGCGGGATCGTCGGCGGGATCTGGCTGATGAAGATCGGCATTGGCCGCGGCCTGTGGATCTTCGGCATTCTGCAGATGGTGTCGACGCTCGGCTTTGCGTGGCTTGCGCATCTCGGGCCGGCTTCGCCCGGTCTCACCGCGATTTACGACATCGCCGTGTGGGTGAGTCAAGGGACGACGAAACTACTGGCGCTGGTGGGCATCGACTGGGCCGTGCAGCTCGAGCCGCGCTCGGTCGCGCTGGCGCTCGTCTACGGCCTCGAAACCTTTGCCACCGGACTGACGATGGCGGCATTCACCGCCTATATCGCCAGCACCACCGACCCGCGCTACACCGCTACGCAGTTCGCGCTGTTCACGAGTCTCGCTTCGGTGCCGCGCACGCTGGCGTCGGCGGCGAGCGGTTATGTGGTCGCGAAGATCGGCTGGTTCGATTATTTCCTCGTCTGTACCGTGCTCGCACTGCCCGGCATGCTGCTGCTGTTGCGCATCGCGCCGTGGAGAACCAAGTCGTGA
- a CDS encoding exodeoxyribonuclease III, which produces MLRVITANLNGIRSAAKKGFFDWFGEQKADVLCVQEIKCSQDDMTPEFMAPHNFTGYFQHAVKKGYSGAGVYTRQEPDEVIIGFGSEEFDPEGRYVELRFGTLSVISVYVPSGSSGEERQQAKFRFMAEFMPHLAELAKEREVIVCGDVNIVHKEIDIKNWKSNQKNSGCLPEERAWLDKLFDEVGYVDVFRTLDQRPEQYTWWSNRGQAYAKNVGWRIDYQIATQGIASKAKRTDVFRDIKFSDHAPLTVDYDHKVKK; this is translated from the coding sequence ATGTTGCGTGTGATTACCGCCAACCTGAACGGCATCCGCTCAGCGGCGAAGAAGGGCTTTTTCGACTGGTTCGGCGAACAGAAAGCCGACGTGCTGTGCGTGCAGGAAATCAAATGCTCGCAGGACGACATGACGCCGGAATTCATGGCCCCGCACAATTTCACCGGCTATTTCCAGCATGCGGTGAAGAAGGGTTATAGCGGTGCGGGCGTGTACACGCGGCAGGAACCGGACGAAGTGATTATCGGTTTCGGCAGCGAGGAATTCGATCCGGAAGGGCGCTATGTCGAACTGCGTTTCGGCACGCTCTCGGTGATCTCGGTGTATGTGCCGTCGGGTTCGAGCGGTGAGGAGCGTCAGCAGGCCAAGTTCCGCTTCATGGCCGAGTTCATGCCGCATCTCGCGGAACTGGCGAAAGAGCGCGAAGTGATCGTGTGCGGCGACGTGAACATCGTCCACAAGGAAATCGACATCAAGAACTGGAAGAGCAACCAGAAGAACTCGGGCTGCCTGCCGGAAGAGCGCGCGTGGCTCGACAAGCTGTTCGACGAAGTGGGTTACGTCGACGTGTTCCGCACGCTCGATCAGCGGCCCGAGCAGTACACGTGGTGGAGCAATCGCGGTCAGGCGTACGCAAAGAACGTGGGGTGGCGGATCGATTATCAGATCGCGACGCAAGGCATTGCGAGCAAGGCGAAACGCACCGACGTGTTCCGCGATATCAAGTTCAGCGACCACGCGCCGCTGACGGTCGACTACGACCACAAGGTCAAGAAGTAA
- a CDS encoding rod shape-determining protein produces MFGFLRSYFSNDLAIDLGTANTLIYMRGKGIVLDEPSVVSIRQEGGPNGKKTIQAVGKEAKQMLGKVPGNIEAIRPMKDGVIADFTVTEQMIKQFIKTAHESRMFSPSPRIIICVPCGSTQVERRAIKEAAHGAGASQVYLIEEPMAAAIGAGLPVSEATGSMVVDIGGGTTEVGVISLGGIVYKGSVRVGGDKFDEAIVNYIRRNYGMLIGEQTAEAIKKEIGSAFPGSEVKEMEVKGRNLSEGIPRSFTISSNEILEALTDPLNQIVSSVKIALEQTPPELGADIAERGMMLTGGGALLRDLDRLLAEETGLPVLVAEDPLTCVVRGSGMALERMDKLGSIFSYE; encoded by the coding sequence ATGTTCGGTTTTCTGCGCAGCTACTTCTCCAACGATCTGGCGATTGACCTTGGCACTGCCAACACGCTCATCTACATGCGTGGCAAGGGTATCGTTCTCGACGAACCGTCGGTGGTTTCAATCCGCCAGGAAGGCGGTCCCAACGGTAAGAAAACTATTCAGGCAGTCGGTAAGGAAGCCAAGCAGATGCTTGGCAAGGTGCCGGGCAACATCGAGGCGATCCGCCCCATGAAAGACGGCGTGATCGCCGATTTCACGGTCACCGAGCAGATGATCAAGCAGTTCATCAAGACCGCTCACGAATCGCGTATGTTCTCGCCGTCGCCGCGCATCATCATCTGCGTGCCGTGCGGTTCGACCCAGGTCGAGCGTCGCGCGATTAAAGAAGCGGCGCACGGTGCAGGCGCTTCGCAGGTTTATCTGATCGAAGAACCCATGGCTGCCGCTATCGGCGCCGGCCTGCCGGTGTCGGAAGCGACCGGCTCGATGGTCGTCGACATTGGCGGCGGCACGACCGAAGTCGGCGTGATCTCGCTGGGCGGCATCGTGTACAAAGGCTCGGTGCGCGTTGGTGGCGACAAGTTCGACGAAGCTATCGTCAACTACATCCGCCGCAACTACGGCATGCTGATCGGCGAACAAACCGCTGAAGCGATCAAGAAGGAAATCGGCTCCGCCTTCCCGGGTTCCGAAGTCAAGGAAATGGAAGTAAAGGGCCGCAATCTGTCGGAAGGCATTCCGCGCAGCTTCACCATCTCCAGCAACGAAATTCTCGAAGCCCTCACCGATCCGCTGAACCAGATCGTGTCGTCGGTGAAGATCGCGCTCGAACAAACTCCGCCGGAACTGGGCGCGGACATCGCCGAACGCGGCATGATGCTCACGGGCGGTGGTGCACTGCTGCGCGACCTGGACCGCCTGCTCGCCGAAGAAACCGGCCTGCCGGTGCTCGTCGCCGAAGACCCGCTGACCTGCGTTGTGCGCGGCTCGGGCATGGCGCTCGAACGCATGGACAAGCTGGGCAGCATCTTCTCGTACGAGTAA
- the gatA gene encoding Asp-tRNA(Asn)/Glu-tRNA(Gln) amidotransferase subunit GatA translates to MHEKSLTELRAALAAKECSAVELAQLYLKRIDAANSLNAFIQVDPDLTLAQAKAADALLHTGHAGPLVGLPIAHKDVFVTKGWRSTAGSKMLSNYESPFDATVVARLQNAGMVCVGKTNMDEFAMGSSNENSYFGPVQNPWDVKAVPGGSSGGSAAAVAARLAPAATGTDTGGSIRQPASFSGITGIKPTYGRVSRYGMIAFASSLDQGGPMARSAADCATLLNAMAGFDERDSTSLVRDDEDYTRYLGQSWQEGSAGKPLAGLRIGLPKEYFGAGLADDVRASIDAALKQYEALGATLVEVSLPKTELSIPVYYVIAPAEASSNLSRFDGVRFGHRAAEYRDLQDMYKKSRAEGFGPEVKRRILVGAYVLSHGYYDAYYLQAQKIRRIIAQDFQEAFKQCDVIMGPVAPSVAWDLGAKGDDPVQMYLADIYTLSVSLAGLPGMSVPCGFGAGANAQRPVGLQIIGNYFNEARMLQVADAFQRATDWHRQAPAGV, encoded by the coding sequence ATGCATGAAAAAAGTCTGACCGAACTGCGTGCCGCACTGGCGGCCAAGGAATGCTCCGCAGTCGAACTGGCGCAGTTGTATCTGAAGCGGATCGACGCGGCCAATAGCCTGAACGCGTTCATCCAGGTCGATCCCGATCTGACGCTCGCGCAGGCGAAAGCCGCCGACGCGCTGCTGCACACCGGCCACGCCGGCCCGCTGGTCGGCCTGCCGATCGCGCATAAAGACGTGTTCGTGACCAAGGGCTGGCGCTCCACGGCCGGCTCGAAGATGCTGTCGAACTACGAAAGCCCGTTCGATGCAACGGTGGTCGCGCGTTTGCAGAACGCCGGCATGGTGTGCGTGGGCAAGACCAATATGGACGAGTTCGCGATGGGCTCGTCCAACGAGAATTCGTACTTTGGTCCCGTGCAGAATCCGTGGGATGTTAAGGCCGTGCCCGGCGGTTCGTCGGGTGGTTCGGCGGCGGCGGTTGCCGCGCGTCTCGCGCCCGCGGCAACCGGCACGGACACGGGTGGCTCGATCCGTCAGCCGGCGTCGTTCTCCGGCATTACCGGCATCAAGCCGACGTACGGCCGCGTGTCGCGTTACGGCATGATCGCGTTCGCGTCGTCGCTGGATCAGGGCGGCCCGATGGCGCGTAGCGCCGCGGATTGCGCGACGTTGCTCAACGCCATGGCCGGCTTCGACGAGCGCGATTCGACCAGCCTCGTGCGCGACGACGAAGACTACACGCGCTACCTCGGCCAGTCGTGGCAAGAAGGCAGCGCCGGCAAGCCGCTCGCCGGTTTGCGCATCGGCCTGCCGAAGGAATACTTCGGCGCGGGTCTGGCCGACGACGTACGCGCCTCGATCGACGCCGCGTTGAAGCAATACGAAGCGCTCGGCGCCACGCTGGTTGAAGTGTCGCTGCCGAAAACCGAGTTGTCGATCCCGGTCTACTACGTGATCGCGCCGGCAGAAGCTTCGTCGAACCTGTCGCGTTTCGACGGCGTGCGCTTCGGCCATCGCGCCGCGGAGTATCGCGATCTGCAAGACATGTACAAGAAGTCGCGTGCCGAAGGTTTCGGCCCGGAAGTGAAGCGCCGCATTCTGGTCGGCGCGTACGTGCTGTCGCATGGTTATTACGACGCGTACTACCTGCAGGCGCAAAAGATTCGCCGCATCATCGCGCAAGACTTCCAGGAAGCGTTCAAGCAGTGCGATGTGATCATGGGACCGGTCGCGCCGTCGGTGGCATGGGACCTCGGCGCGAAGGGCGACGATCCGGTGCAGATGTATCTGGCCGACATCTACACGCTGTCGGTGAGCCTCGCCGGTTTGCCGGGCATGAGCGTGCCGTGCGGTTTCGGCGCGGGCGCGAATGCGCAGCGTCCGGTGGGTTTGCAGATCATCGGCAACTATTTCAATGAAGCCCGGATGCTGCAGGTGGCCGACGCGTTCCAACGCGCGACCGACTGGCATCGTCAAGCACCGGCAGGAGTGTGA
- the gatB gene encoding Asp-tRNA(Asn)/Glu-tRNA(Gln) amidotransferase subunit GatB, with the protein MTKQWEVVIGLETHTQLSTQSKIFSGSPTQFGAEPNTQASPVDLALPGTLPVMNRGAVERAIQFGLAIGATVAPRSIFARKNYFYPDLPKGYQISQYEIPVVQGGQVTIQVPANEKTGKEAYEKVVNLTRAHLEEDAGKSLHEDFAGMTGIDLNRAGTPLLEIVTEPEMRSAAEAVAYAKTLHTLVTWLGICDGNMQEGSFRCDANVSVRPVGQVEFGTRAEIKNLNSFRFLEEAIQYEVRRQIELIEDGGTVVQETRLYDSDKRETRSMRSKEDAHDYRYFPDPDLMPLMIDAAWIERVKSEMTELPEAIQQRFVSQYGLTPYDANVLTSSKAMAAYYEAVVVKLGPAHAKVAANWLMGEVSSQLNREALDIASSPVSAAQLALLLQRIADGTISNKIAKEIFVAIWEEKATDEIAADRIIESKGLKQISDSGALEAILDEVLAANPKSVEEFRAGKEKAFNALIGQAMKATKGKANPAQVNELLKKKLS; encoded by the coding sequence ATGACCAAGCAATGGGAAGTCGTGATCGGTCTGGAGACCCACACGCAACTGTCGACGCAATCGAAGATTTTCTCCGGCTCGCCCACGCAGTTCGGCGCCGAGCCGAACACGCAAGCCAGCCCTGTCGATCTGGCGTTGCCGGGCACGTTGCCGGTAATGAACCGCGGCGCAGTGGAGCGTGCGATTCAATTCGGTCTCGCGATCGGCGCGACGGTGGCGCCGCGCAGCATCTTCGCGCGTAAGAATTATTTCTACCCCGATCTGCCGAAGGGCTATCAGATCAGCCAGTACGAAATCCCCGTCGTGCAGGGTGGTCAGGTGACGATTCAGGTTCCGGCCAACGAAAAGACCGGCAAGGAAGCGTACGAGAAGGTCGTCAACCTGACGCGCGCTCACCTCGAGGAAGACGCGGGCAAGTCGTTGCACGAAGACTTCGCGGGCATGACCGGCATCGATCTGAATCGCGCGGGCACGCCGCTGCTCGAAATCGTCACCGAGCCGGAAATGCGCAGCGCGGCTGAAGCGGTCGCGTACGCCAAGACGCTGCACACGCTCGTCACGTGGCTCGGTATCTGCGACGGCAACATGCAGGAAGGTTCGTTCCGTTGCGACGCGAACGTGTCGGTGCGCCCGGTCGGTCAGGTGGAATTCGGCACGCGTGCCGAGATCAAGAACCTGAACTCGTTCCGCTTCCTCGAAGAAGCGATCCAGTACGAAGTGCGCCGTCAGATCGAACTGATCGAAGACGGCGGCACGGTGGTGCAGGAAACGCGTCTGTATGACTCGGACAAGCGCGAAACGCGCTCCATGCGCAGCAAGGAAGACGCGCACGACTACCGCTATTTCCCCGATCCGGATCTGATGCCGCTCATGATCGACGCCGCATGGATCGAGCGCGTGAAGAGTGAGATGACGGAGCTGCCGGAAGCAATTCAACAGCGCTTCGTGTCGCAATACGGTTTGACGCCGTACGACGCGAACGTGCTGACGTCGAGCAAGGCGATGGCCGCGTATTACGAGGCGGTGGTCGTCAAGCTCGGCCCGGCGCACGCGAAGGTCGCGGCGAACTGGCTGATGGGCGAAGTGTCGTCGCAACTGAATCGCGAAGCGCTGGATATCGCGTCGAGCCCGGTGTCGGCCGCGCAACTCGCGCTGCTGCTGCAACGCATTGCCGACGGCACGATCTCGAACAAGATCGCCAAGGAAATTTTCGTCGCGATCTGGGAAGAGAAAGCGACTGACGAAATCGCCGCCGACCGCATCATCGAGTCGAAAGGCTTGAAGCAGATTTCGGACAGCGGCGCGCTGGAAGCGATTCTCGACGAAGTGCTCGCCGCGAATCCGAAGTCGGTCGAAGAATTTCGCGCCGGCAAGGAAAAGGCGTTCAACGCGCTGATCGGCCAGGCGATGAAAGCGACCAAGGGCAAGGCCAATCCGGCGCAGGTGAATGAACTGCTGAAGAAGAAGCTGTCCTGA
- a CDS encoding PPK2 family polyphosphate kinase has translation MAKQPELDDFRVPFFEDGKKNSKFSLDAFDPASKPFSTGSKDSDKARLSEIGEKLDQQQERLHSQQKRRVLLVLQGMDTSGKDGTIRAVFHEVDPLGLRIVPFKAPTPVELAHDFLWRVHSQAPAAGELTIFNRSHYEDLLVPTVLGTLDAKAFETRCLHIRQFEALLADSGTTIIKCMLHISKDEQRTRLQARIDDPSKHWKFDVSDLEARKQWDAYQSAYRDALAATSTDYAPWYVIPADSKTHRNVMVAELLLRTFETLQLDYPPPKESLKGVKVE, from the coding sequence ATGGCGAAGCAACCCGAACTCGACGATTTCCGCGTGCCGTTTTTCGAAGACGGCAAGAAGAACAGCAAGTTCTCGCTCGACGCTTTCGACCCGGCATCCAAGCCGTTTTCGACCGGCTCGAAAGACTCGGACAAGGCGCGTTTGTCGGAGATCGGCGAGAAGCTCGACCAGCAGCAGGAGCGTCTGCACTCGCAACAGAAGCGTCGCGTGCTGCTGGTTTTGCAAGGCATGGACACGAGCGGCAAGGACGGTACGATCCGCGCGGTGTTTCACGAAGTCGATCCGCTTGGGCTGCGCATCGTGCCGTTCAAGGCGCCGACGCCTGTGGAACTCGCGCACGATTTTCTCTGGCGCGTGCATTCGCAAGCGCCTGCCGCCGGCGAGCTGACCATCTTCAACCGTAGTCACTACGAAGACCTGCTGGTGCCGACTGTGCTCGGCACGCTCGACGCGAAAGCGTTCGAGACGCGTTGCCTCCACATTCGCCAGTTCGAAGCGTTGCTGGCGGATAGCGGCACGACGATCATCAAGTGCATGCTGCACATTTCGAAAGACGAGCAGCGCACGCGTCTGCAGGCGCGTATCGACGATCCGAGCAAGCACTGGAAATTCGACGTGTCCGACCTCGAAGCGCGCAAGCAGTGGGACGCTTATCAGTCCGCGTATCGCGACGCATTGGCCGCGACCTCGACGGATTACGCGCCGTGGTATGTGATTCCGGCCGACTCGAAGACGCATCGCAATGTGATGGTCGCGGAGTTGCTATTGCGTACCTTCGAAACGCTGCAGCTCGACTATCCGCCGCCCAAGGAATCGCTGAAGGGCGTCAAGGTCGAGTGA
- a CDS encoding homoserine O-acetyltransferase: protein MESIGIVAPQKMHFSEPLQLQNGTTLAGYDLMVETYGTLNAARSNAVLVCHALNASHHVAGVYEDNPKDVGWWDNMVGPGKPLDTDRFFVIGVNNLGSCFGSTGPMSLDPATGHPYGAAFPVVTVEDWVNAQARVADEFGITRFAAIMGGSLGGMQALAWSVMYPERVAHCIVVASTPKLSAQNIAFNEVARSAILSDPDFHGGNYYAHNVKPKRGLRVARMIGHITYLSDDDMAEKFGRSLRRAEGAVDAYNFNFDVEFEVESYLRYQGDKFADYFDANTYLLITRALDYFDPAKAFDGDLTAAVAHTTAKYLIASFKTDWRFAPARSRELVKALLDHKRTVTYAEIDAPHGHDAFLLDDARYHNVMRAYYERIAKEVNA, encoded by the coding sequence ATGGAATCGATCGGTATCGTCGCTCCCCAAAAAATGCATTTCAGCGAGCCTCTGCAACTGCAGAACGGCACGACGCTGGCCGGTTACGACCTGATGGTCGAGACCTACGGCACGCTCAACGCCGCGCGCAGCAATGCGGTGCTGGTGTGTCACGCGCTCAACGCGTCGCACCATGTGGCGGGCGTGTACGAAGACAATCCGAAAGACGTCGGCTGGTGGGACAACATGGTCGGCCCGGGCAAACCGCTCGATACCGACAGGTTCTTCGTGATCGGCGTGAATAACCTCGGGTCGTGCTTCGGCTCGACCGGCCCGATGAGCCTCGATCCCGCGACCGGCCATCCCTACGGCGCGGCATTCCCGGTCGTGACGGTGGAAGACTGGGTCAACGCCCAGGCGCGCGTGGCCGATGAGTTCGGCATTACGCGTTTCGCCGCGATCATGGGCGGCAGCCTCGGCGGCATGCAGGCGCTGGCGTGGAGCGTGATGTATCCGGAGCGCGTGGCGCATTGCATCGTGGTCGCGTCCACGCCTAAGCTGTCGGCGCAGAACATCGCATTCAACGAGGTCGCCCGCTCGGCGATCCTGTCGGACCCCGACTTCCACGGCGGCAACTACTACGCGCATAACGTGAAGCCGAAGCGCGGCTTGCGCGTCGCGCGAATGATCGGCCACATCACGTATCTGTCCGATGACGACATGGCCGAGAAATTCGGCCGCTCGTTGCGCCGCGCGGAAGGCGCGGTGGACGCGTACAACTTCAACTTCGACGTGGAGTTCGAAGTGGAGTCGTACCTGCGCTATCAGGGCGACAAATTCGCCGACTACTTCGACGCGAACACCTATCTGCTGATCACACGCGCGCTCGACTATTTCGATCCGGCCAAAGCCTTCGACGGCGACCTGACGGCCGCGGTCGCGCACACCACGGCGAAATACCTGATCGCCAGTTTCAAGACCGACTGGCGTTTCGCGCCGGCCCGCTCGCGCGAACTGGTGAAGGCGCTGCTCGACCACAAGCGCACCGTCACCTACGCGGAAATCGACGCGCCGCATGGCCACGACGCCTTCCTGCTCGACGACGCGCGCTATCACAACGTGATGCGCGCCTATTACGAACGTATCGCGAAAGAGGTGAACGCATGA
- a CDS encoding M48 family metallopeptidase yields the protein MCASMATTAMPLSAYATAMPAVANSAPSATATSSTPTPAAAATAAPTGKSAAGAISPESATSAAPSANSATSAANAGSAAAAATPNPSAQSSPQSAPPVTARTPAATSTPAPAAAAAKAPAVAAMPATTATGSYSSSPQLRYGGYMVFRNLIPSPVLEAQAAEEFSQIAYGAEHANRLYGDTDAHVVRVRSIVDKLIPYSLKWNERAKNWKWEVAVVRSPDIRMYCLPGGKIVVYGGLLDRAHLNDNELGMLIGHEIAHALREHARERLGQLQASQLDSSGTISQLFGLADLGAAPLGIGSRLLEMKYANTDETEADVIGSDIASRAGYDPRAAVTLWDKLAQVTQSNRNQGFIYVHPYTPARRQDIIKRLPDMLPLYAKAIGKTVDALPDYAGMGRPRRKMPRDGVDSTK from the coding sequence ATCTGTGCAAGCATGGCGACAACGGCGATGCCGCTGAGTGCCTACGCGACAGCCATGCCGGCGGTCGCCAATAGCGCGCCCAGCGCAACGGCAACGTCGTCAACGCCAACGCCTGCAGCGGCCGCCACTGCCGCACCGACAGGCAAGTCTGCTGCGGGCGCGATCAGTCCTGAAAGCGCGACATCCGCAGCGCCGAGCGCAAATAGCGCGACTAGCGCTGCCAACGCGGGCAGCGCAGCCGCTGCCGCCACACCGAACCCGTCGGCGCAGTCATCGCCCCAGTCCGCGCCGCCCGTCACCGCGCGCACACCCGCAGCCACGTCGACACCAGCACCGGCCGCAGCCGCCGCGAAAGCGCCCGCCGTCGCCGCTATGCCCGCCACCACCGCCACCGGCTCGTACAGTTCGAGCCCGCAGTTGCGTTACGGCGGCTACATGGTGTTCCGCAACCTGATCCCGTCGCCGGTACTCGAGGCGCAAGCCGCCGAAGAATTCAGCCAGATCGCCTACGGCGCGGAGCACGCGAACCGTCTGTACGGCGACACTGACGCGCACGTCGTACGCGTGCGCTCGATCGTCGACAAGCTGATTCCCTATTCGCTCAAATGGAACGAGCGGGCGAAGAACTGGAAGTGGGAAGTGGCGGTGGTGCGTTCGCCCGATATCCGCATGTACTGTCTGCCGGGCGGCAAGATCGTCGTGTACGGTGGACTGCTCGACCGCGCTCACCTGAACGACAACGAACTCGGCATGCTGATCGGCCACGAGATCGCGCATGCGTTGCGCGAACATGCCCGCGAGCGTCTCGGCCAGTTGCAGGCCAGCCAGCTCGATTCGTCGGGCACGATTTCGCAGCTATTCGGCCTCGCCGATCTCGGTGCCGCGCCGCTCGGCATCGGCTCGCGCCTGCTGGAAATGAAGTACGCGAACACCGACGAAACCGAAGCCGACGTGATTGGCAGCGATATCGCCTCACGCGCCGGTTACGATCCACGCGCGGCGGTCACGCTATGGGACAAGCTGGCGCAAGTGACGCAAAGCAACCGCAACCAGGGCTTCATCTACGTGCATCCGTACACGCCGGCGCGCCGCCAGGACATCATCAAACGCTTGCCGGATATGCTGCCGCTGTACGCGAAGGCGATCGGCAAGACTGTCGATGCGCTGCCGGACTACGCCGGCATGGGCCGCCCACGGCGCAAAATGCCGCGCGACGGAGTTGATTCGACCAAGTGA